A single Molothrus aeneus isolate 106 chromosome 9, BPBGC_Maene_1.0, whole genome shotgun sequence DNA region contains:
- the LOC136560045 gene encoding BTB/POZ domain-containing protein 8-like, producing the protein MARCGGGAAPKGPGPAAAERQRLKEALAEQLRQDLDRLLVEGTHSDVTFQVGDEEVRVHRAVLLARAPLLCERLVGRQLQLHGLEPAELRELLR; encoded by the exons ATGGCGCGCTGCGGCGGCGGCGCAGCGCCGAagggccccggcccggcggcggcggagcggcaGCGGCTGAAGGAGGCGCTGGCCGAGCAGCTCCGGCAGGACCTCGACAG GCTGCTGGTGGAGGGGACCCACTCCGACGTGACCTTCCAAGTGGGCGACGAGGAGGTGCGGGTGCACCGGGCGGTGCTGCTGGCGCGGGCGCCGCTGCTCTGCGAACGTCTGGtggggaggcagctgcagctgcacggCCTGGAACCCGCGGAGTTACGGGAATTGCTGCGGTGA
- the EPHX4 gene encoding epoxide hydrolase 4: MARPGAACPPPARRVMVAARALLFWALVYSYCGVCACIAGLRLLWSIGRRPGETFRWVVRENPPACLNDPSLGTHCYVRIKDSGLRFHYVAAGERGKPLMLLLHGFPEFWYSWRHQLREFKSEYRVVALDLRGYGETDAPPHKENYKLDCLIADIKDILESLGYNKCVLIGHDWGGMIAWLVAICYPEMVTKLIVVNFPHPSVFTEYILRHPSQLIKSGYYFFFQMPWFPEFMFTLNDFKVLKSLFTSQATGIGRKGCRLTAEDIEAYLYVFSQPGALTGPINHYRTLFSCLPLQNHEVIMPTLLLWGERDAFMEVEMAEITRIYVKNHFRLTILSEASHWLQQDQPDIVNKLIWTFLKEETKRKRE, translated from the exons aTGGCGAGACCCGGCGCTGCGTGCCCTCCGCCCGCCCGCCGGGTGATGGTGGCCGCACGAGCGCTGCTCTTCTGGGCGTTGGTTTACAGCTACTGCGGGGTGTGCGCCTGCATCGCCGGGCTGCGGCTGCTCTGGAGCATCGGCCGGCGCCCGGGCGAGACCTTCCGCTGGGTGGTGCGGGAGAACCCCCCCGCCTGCCTCAACgacccttccctgggcacccacTGCTACGTCCGCATCAAG GATTCAGGGTTACGATTCCACTATGTGGCTGCTGGAGAAAGGGGCAAACCACTCATGCTGCTGCTTCATGGCTTTCCAGAATTCTG GTATTCTTGGCGCCATCAATTGCGGGAATTTAAAAGTGAATATCGAGTGGTGGCCCTGGATTTGAGAGGTTATGGAGAAACAGATGCTCCTCCtcacaaagaaaattacaagTTAGATTGCCTGATAGCAGACATAAAGGATATTTTGGAATCTCTAG GATACAACAAGTGTGTGTTGATTGGCCATGACTGGGGAGGAATGATTGCTTGGTTAGTGGCCATATGTTACCCTGAAATGGTGACTAAGCTGATTGTGGTTAATTTCCCTCATCCTTCTGTATTTACAG aataCATTCTACGACATCCATCACAATTGATTAAATCTGGTTACTACTTCTTTTTCCAAATGCCATGGTTTCCTGAATTCATGTTTACACTAAATGATTTCAAG GTTCTGAAAAGTTTATTTACCAGCCAGGCCACTGGAATTGGAAGGAAAGGCTGCAGATTAACTGCAGAGGATATTGAAGCTTATCTCTATGTCTTTTCACAGCCCGGAGCATTAACAGGACCCATTAACCATTACAGAACTCTTTTCAG ctgCCTGCCTCTGCAGAACCATGAAGTTATCATGCCAACCCTGCTGTTATGGGGAGAAAGAGATGCATTTATGGAAGTTGAGATGGCAGAAATTACAAGGATTTATGTTAAAAATCATTTCAGATTAACTATTTTGTCAGAAGCCAGTCATTGGCTCCAGCAGGATCAACCTGACATAGTGAACAAGTTGATATGGACCTTTCTTAAGgaagagacaaaaagaaaaagagaatga